In the genome of Gemmatimonadota bacterium, one region contains:
- a CDS encoding GNAT family N-acetyltransferase has protein sequence MTSTLLDRAAQHTLRQLAAVDIPVYLPALAELLRESVNAGASLGFLPPLAAVDARQYWLSLRQELHDGSRILIAAFVGGRLIGSGQLALPDWRNGKHRAELQKLMVASALHGRGIGSSLVRALHTTAQRHGRTLLVLHTRHGEPPEEFYRRLGYHTVGIVPGYTTGPAGETFDSALMCARLER, from the coding sequence GTGACCAGCACCCTGCTTGATCGCGCGGCGCAACATACCCTGCGCCAGCTCGCCGCCGTCGACATCCCGGTCTACCTGCCGGCCCTCGCCGAGTTGCTGCGGGAGTCCGTGAACGCCGGTGCATCGCTCGGCTTCCTGCCGCCGCTCGCGGCTGTGGACGCGCGGCAGTACTGGCTCTCGCTGCGGCAGGAGCTGCACGACGGCTCCCGGATCCTCATCGCGGCGTTCGTGGGAGGTCGCCTCATCGGTTCCGGTCAACTCGCGCTGCCGGACTGGCGGAATGGCAAGCATCGCGCTGAATTGCAGAAGCTCATGGTGGCCTCCGCGCTGCACGGCCGCGGCATCGGCAGCTCCCTGGTGCGGGCGCTGCACACGACGGCGCAACGTCACGGACGCACCCTGCTCGTGCTGCATACTCGCCACGGGGAGCCACCCGAGGAGTTCTACCGCCGCCTCGGATACCACACGGTGGGGATCGTGCCCGGATATACCACGGGACCGGCCGGCGAAACGTTCGACTCCGCGCTGATGTGCGCGCGCCTCGAGCGCTGA
- a CDS encoding DinB family protein → MNTTANNLAERLEQGARALIAFAAKLTDAQWNTRIPNDGRTVGVVVHHVASVYPIEIQLAQTIADGKAIAGVTMADVHAMNAGHAKDNADVTRDVAIDLLRSNSTAAAGAIRALTDDQLRLAAPASLYAGAPVTAQFVLEDHAVRHSYHHLTAIKAALQQ, encoded by the coding sequence ATGAACACGACCGCTAACAACCTCGCCGAACGGCTCGAACAGGGCGCCCGCGCGCTGATCGCCTTTGCGGCCAAGCTGACCGACGCCCAGTGGAACACGCGGATTCCGAATGATGGCCGCACCGTCGGTGTCGTCGTCCATCATGTCGCGAGCGTGTACCCGATCGAGATCCAGCTCGCGCAGACCATTGCCGACGGCAAGGCGATCGCCGGCGTCACGATGGCCGACGTACATGCCATGAATGCCGGACACGCGAAGGACAACGCCGATGTCACGCGAGATGTGGCGATCGACCTGCTGCGCAGCAACAGCACCGCTGCGGCAGGCGCCATCCGTGCCCTGACCGATGATCAGCTCCGCCTCGCGGCGCCCGCGTCGCTCTACGCCGGTGCCCCGGTCACCGCGCAGTTCGTGCTCGAGGACCACGCGGTGCGCCACAGCTATCACCACCTCACGGCGATCAAGGCAGCGCTCCAGCAGTAG
- a CDS encoding PadR family transcriptional regulator — MTSPSTIAALLPLKPVELEILLALATEERHGYGLVQAIAERTDGLVQLEPGNLYRVIKRLLADGIVAESDRRPVTEGSERRRYYRLTALGARVVRADLHRMRTLLASAPARALIRRFGTT, encoded by the coding sequence GTGACATCGCCCAGCACCATCGCCGCGCTGCTGCCACTGAAGCCGGTCGAACTCGAGATCCTGCTCGCGCTCGCGACGGAAGAGCGGCATGGTTACGGCCTGGTCCAGGCGATCGCCGAGCGTACCGACGGACTGGTGCAACTCGAGCCGGGTAACCTCTATCGCGTGATCAAGCGGCTCCTCGCCGATGGCATCGTCGCAGAGTCGGATCGTCGCCCGGTGACCGAGGGGAGTGAGCGCCGCCGCTATTACCGGTTGACGGCGCTGGGCGCCCGGGTGGTGCGCGCCGACCTCCACCGGATGCGAACCCTCCTTGCCTCCGCTCCGGCCCGCGCGCTGATCCGCCGGTTCGGCACCACGTGA
- a CDS encoding ABC transporter permease, producing MRELFRDRWRDARRLRGTRGVAGLWSGVLPDLVGSAVREHGSRLHEWFNGQLIPQPTTRSVATSGDSMFETLRYDLRHTFRMLRKSPTFTVVAVLVIALGSGAVTTIFSAANALILRPLPQVAEPARLVDITRTEEHGSGSMSPSYPFYTHVREEARTFDGIAAWAMVQLTVSTGGQGTATFANVVSANYFTVLGIRPQLGRFFVADEDRTPGAHPVIVLSDGFWRRRFGADQHVVGRSVMVNGSPYTVVGVAPRAFSGVYPVIRTDAWLPLMMAPQLGRGREALTSAGSGWLTLFGRLKPDVSVAQARADLVTITKGHLEEEPKDFQQIASVSLSRLTGFPADASGAIFGFIALLLAISALVLAIASVNVAGMLLARATTRKREMAVRVALGAGRRRLVGQLLTESVVLFLAGGVGGVLIALWTTSLFSRIPLPAEVPLVADLAPDLRVLAFALGTSLITGLLFGIAPALQSTRQDPAAAMRNDTAGAGSRHSWLRNGLVVGQIAVALLLLMSAGLFVRALDRGQRVSTGFETAHVATTPLDVETSGYDEARARAFYDELKLRLLAMPGVTAVSYSRWAPLTGSSAGTRISIEGYQPDPRESRGGELDINFGTVAPDYFTVFGVPLVEGRAFLASDNPTAPGVVVVNEAFAKQYGHGTSIIGRTIEYEKHSLSVIGVVRNAKYSSLNEPLRPFLYFAAAQQWRAGTNLYVRTTGDPAALAPVIRSTVLAIDPLLPAPDVITMDVATSIVLLPQRVAATVTAVLGILGLVLSVVGLYGVVAYTVSQRTREIGLRMALGADRANVLRLILGDGMRLVAIGVAIGMLLAVAATRVMTKFLFGVSPLDPLVFALIPIGLGLVALFASYLPARRAAATDPLEALRAL from the coding sequence ATGCGCGAGCTTTTTCGTGATCGCTGGCGGGACGCACGGCGATTGCGGGGCACGCGCGGCGTGGCAGGACTCTGGTCCGGTGTCCTTCCCGACCTGGTCGGCAGCGCCGTTCGTGAACACGGCAGCCGGCTCCACGAATGGTTCAACGGGCAGCTGATTCCCCAGCCAACGACTCGGTCGGTGGCAACCTCCGGAGACTCGATGTTCGAGACCCTGCGCTACGACCTGCGTCATACCTTCCGGATGCTCCGGAAGAGCCCGACCTTCACCGTGGTGGCGGTGCTCGTCATCGCGCTCGGGAGTGGCGCCGTCACGACCATCTTCAGCGCTGCGAACGCCTTGATCCTGCGCCCGCTGCCGCAGGTCGCCGAACCTGCTCGGCTCGTGGACATCACGCGCACCGAGGAACATGGCAGCGGGTCGATGTCGCCATCGTACCCGTTCTATACCCATGTCCGGGAGGAAGCGCGCACCTTCGACGGCATCGCCGCGTGGGCCATGGTACAGCTCACGGTGAGCACGGGTGGTCAGGGGACGGCGACCTTCGCCAACGTCGTTTCCGCCAACTACTTCACGGTCCTTGGAATCCGGCCTCAACTCGGGCGCTTCTTCGTCGCAGACGAGGACCGCACGCCGGGGGCGCACCCCGTGATCGTCCTCAGCGACGGCTTCTGGCGCCGCCGTTTTGGTGCCGACCAACACGTCGTCGGTCGATCCGTGATGGTAAACGGTAGCCCATATACGGTGGTTGGCGTGGCGCCCCGAGCCTTCAGCGGTGTCTATCCCGTGATCCGGACCGATGCCTGGCTGCCATTGATGATGGCGCCACAGCTTGGCCGCGGTCGGGAGGCACTGACCAGTGCCGGCTCTGGCTGGCTGACGCTCTTCGGGCGGCTGAAGCCGGACGTGTCGGTTGCTCAGGCGCGTGCCGATCTGGTGACCATCACCAAGGGTCATCTCGAGGAGGAGCCGAAGGACTTCCAGCAGATCGCCAGCGTCTCGCTCTCGCGACTGACCGGGTTTCCAGCCGATGCGAGTGGCGCCATCTTCGGTTTCATCGCGCTGCTGCTGGCGATCTCCGCGCTTGTCCTCGCAATTGCCAGCGTCAATGTCGCGGGGATGCTGCTTGCACGCGCCACCACACGGAAACGCGAGATGGCGGTCCGAGTCGCCCTGGGCGCGGGGCGGCGGCGCCTCGTCGGCCAACTCCTCACCGAAAGCGTCGTGCTCTTCCTGGCAGGAGGAGTCGGCGGCGTTCTGATCGCGCTCTGGACCACCAGTCTCTTCAGCCGCATCCCGCTTCCGGCCGAAGTGCCGCTCGTGGCCGACCTCGCCCCCGACCTGCGGGTGCTTGCATTTGCGCTCGGTACCTCCCTGATCACCGGGCTCCTCTTCGGGATCGCACCGGCGCTGCAATCGACGCGGCAGGATCCCGCGGCGGCAATGCGCAATGACACGGCCGGCGCTGGCTCACGCCATTCGTGGCTCAGGAACGGCCTGGTCGTCGGCCAGATTGCGGTCGCGTTGCTGCTGCTGATGTCGGCGGGCCTCTTCGTCCGCGCGCTCGATCGCGGGCAACGAGTCTCGACCGGCTTCGAGACGGCCCACGTGGCGACGACGCCGCTCGATGTGGAGACCTCGGGGTACGACGAAGCACGCGCGAGGGCCTTCTACGACGAACTGAAGCTGCGGTTGCTCGCCATGCCGGGTGTCACGGCCGTGTCGTACAGCCGCTGGGCCCCCCTCACCGGTTCCTCGGCCGGCACCCGCATCAGCATCGAAGGGTACCAGCCAGACCCGCGGGAGTCGCGCGGCGGTGAACTCGACATCAACTTCGGAACGGTTGCGCCAGACTACTTCACTGTCTTCGGCGTTCCACTGGTGGAGGGACGTGCCTTCCTCGCGTCTGACAACCCGACGGCGCCGGGGGTTGTCGTTGTCAATGAAGCGTTCGCGAAGCAATACGGGCACGGTACCAGCATCATCGGCCGGACGATCGAGTACGAGAAGCACAGCCTCAGCGTGATCGGTGTCGTGCGCAATGCCAAGTATTCCTCGCTGAACGAACCGCTCCGCCCGTTTCTCTATTTCGCCGCCGCGCAGCAGTGGCGGGCGGGCACCAACCTCTATGTGCGGACCACGGGCGACCCGGCGGCGCTTGCACCGGTGATTCGCTCGACCGTCCTTGCCATCGACCCGTTGCTGCCGGCGCCCGACGTCATCACGATGGATGTCGCCACCAGCATCGTGCTCTTGCCGCAACGCGTCGCCGCGACTGTGACAGCCGTGCTCGGCATCCTCGGCCTGGTGCTCTCCGTAGTGGGGCTCTACGGCGTCGTCGCTTACACAGTGAGCCAGCGAACTCGCGAGATCGGGCTCCGCATGGCGCTGGGGGCCGATCGCGCCAACGTCCTGCGCCTGATCCTCGGCGACGGCATGCGCCTCGTCGCCATCGGCGTGGCAATCGGAATGTTGCTGGCCGTCGCCGCCACCCGAGTGATGACGAAATTCCTCTTTGGGGTCAGCCCACTCGATCCGCTCGTTTTTGCCCTGATTCCGATCGGCCTCGGCCTCGTGGCACTCTTCGCGAGTTACCTGCCCGCGCGCCGGGCAGCGGCAACCGATCCGCTGGAGGCGCTGCGGGCGCTGTAG
- a CDS encoding YifB family Mg chelatase-like AAA ATPase, producing MLARIRSATVLGVEALAVDVEIDIANGLPSFTTVGLPLGAVKEGRERVAASIANSGYQLPLRRITVNLAPADMQKRGSAFDLPIAIGILVASGQLETESLEQTLLLGELGLEGDLRPVRGALPMALAARALGYTEILLPAGNVAEAAVVDRVAVRGASTLLDVCRHLSGEEQLPAVRTDTAELMRNAPPIEADFADVKAQAAAKRALEVAAAGAHNILMIGPPGAGKTMLARRLPSILPSLTLSEALDVTRIHSVAGLLPPGQALVTRRPFRAPHHTVSYAGLIGGGAIPRPGEVSLAHHGVLFLDEVAELPPNVLEVLRQPLEDGHVTISRAAMTLGYPARFLFVAAMNPCPCGHAGDPTRACLCPPLTVQKYLSRISGPLLDRVDIHLNVPPVAYGDLTTRKPAESSATVRARVEAARVRQLERFRGLPGLYANAHMGPRELAKLVRIDAATEAVLKGAIERLGLSARAYHRVLKLARTLADLQQVDEIGPAQVAEAIQYRVLDRKDG from the coding sequence TTGCTCGCACGCATCCGCTCTGCCACCGTCCTCGGCGTCGAGGCGCTTGCCGTTGACGTCGAGATCGATATCGCCAACGGACTGCCGTCATTTACCACGGTGGGATTACCGCTTGGTGCCGTGAAGGAGGGGCGCGAACGCGTCGCCGCTTCCATCGCGAATAGCGGCTATCAGCTGCCGCTGCGCCGGATCACCGTGAACCTCGCGCCGGCCGACATGCAGAAACGCGGCAGCGCGTTCGACTTGCCGATCGCCATCGGCATCCTGGTCGCGAGTGGTCAGCTCGAAACCGAATCGCTCGAGCAAACTCTCCTCCTCGGCGAACTCGGCCTCGAGGGCGATCTTCGGCCGGTGCGCGGCGCCTTGCCGATGGCGCTCGCGGCTCGTGCGCTCGGCTACACCGAGATTCTGTTGCCTGCGGGCAACGTTGCCGAAGCGGCGGTCGTGGACAGGGTGGCGGTGCGCGGGGCAAGCACGCTGCTCGATGTCTGCCGTCACCTGAGCGGCGAGGAGCAACTGCCGGCAGTCCGAACCGACACCGCCGAACTGATGCGCAATGCCCCGCCGATTGAAGCCGACTTCGCCGATGTGAAAGCGCAGGCTGCGGCGAAACGCGCGCTCGAAGTTGCGGCTGCCGGTGCCCACAACATCCTGATGATCGGCCCACCTGGAGCGGGGAAGACGATGCTCGCGCGCCGGCTGCCGAGCATCCTGCCATCGCTCACGCTGTCCGAAGCACTGGATGTCACGCGGATTCATTCGGTGGCCGGGCTGCTGCCGCCGGGGCAGGCGCTGGTCACGCGGCGGCCGTTTCGTGCCCCACATCACACGGTGAGTTACGCCGGGCTCATCGGCGGCGGGGCGATCCCACGGCCCGGTGAGGTTTCCCTGGCGCATCACGGGGTGCTCTTTCTCGATGAAGTGGCGGAGCTGCCGCCAAATGTCCTGGAAGTCCTGCGACAACCTCTAGAGGATGGCCACGTCACCATCTCTCGAGCCGCCATGACGCTCGGCTATCCGGCCCGATTCCTCTTTGTCGCGGCGATGAATCCGTGCCCGTGCGGACACGCTGGTGATCCCACCCGTGCCTGCCTCTGTCCGCCACTCACGGTGCAAAAGTATCTGTCACGCATCTCCGGGCCGCTGCTCGATCGCGTCGACATCCATCTCAACGTGCCACCGGTGGCCTATGGCGACCTCACCACGCGCAAACCGGCGGAGAGCAGCGCTACGGTGCGCGCGCGCGTGGAGGCCGCGCGCGTCCGGCAGCTCGAGCGCTTCCGCGGATTGCCAGGGCTGTATGCCAACGCCCATATGGGGCCGCGCGAACTGGCGAAGCTGGTGCGTATCGATGCGGCCACCGAGGCGGTCCTCAAGGGCGCGATTGAGCGTCTGGGGCTCTCAGCGCGTGCCTACCATCGGGTGCTCAAGCTCGCGCGCACGTTGGCGGATTTGCAGCAGGTCGACGAGATCGGACCGGCGCAGGTCGCTGAGGCGATTCAGTATCGGGTGCTGGATAGGAAAGACGGATGA
- a CDS encoding zf-HC2 domain-containing protein, with the protein MPDSSPRPIDCETVARNLWEYLDGELPEERMMEIAAHLRDCLGCASHAAFEQALLDHIAMVRREPTDLPALEVRVRRALRAVELAGD; encoded by the coding sequence ATGCCTGATTCTTCACCGCGGCCAATCGATTGCGAAACCGTCGCGCGCAATCTCTGGGAGTACCTCGACGGCGAACTTCCCGAAGAACGGATGATGGAAATCGCAGCCCACCTGCGCGACTGCCTGGGATGTGCCTCGCACGCGGCGTTCGAGCAGGCCCTTCTCGATCACATCGCCATGGTGCGTCGGGAGCCCACTGATCTCCCGGCGCTCGAAGTGCGGGTGCGCCGCGCGCTCCGCGCCGTGGAGCTTGCCGGCGACTGA
- a CDS encoding RNA polymerase sigma factor — protein sequence MAPFPGSFLNQVTEEFETLALPHLGAVARFALSLTRDQADADDLVQDAYLRARQSWHTFDRVGDARKWLFAICRNSFLSGLRRGRRVVHSDDGDLDALDAVKEHNVAKAQGLADVYERLDVLPAIHRAIDELPEPHHSILVLVDLEELSYEEASEVLGIPRGTVRSRLFRARRMIQASLLAHAHDLGLARGASPETADA from the coding sequence ATCGCACCATTTCCGGGGTCATTCCTGAACCAGGTCACCGAGGAGTTCGAAACGCTGGCACTGCCTCACCTCGGGGCGGTCGCTCGTTTTGCGCTGTCATTGACCCGGGATCAGGCCGATGCGGATGACCTGGTGCAGGATGCCTATCTGCGCGCCCGCCAGAGCTGGCACACTTTCGATCGGGTTGGGGATGCCCGCAAATGGCTCTTCGCGATCTGCCGGAACAGCTTTCTCTCCGGGCTGCGTCGCGGGCGCCGCGTGGTCCACAGCGATGACGGCGATCTCGACGCACTCGATGCGGTCAAGGAACACAATGTCGCCAAGGCGCAGGGACTCGCCGACGTCTACGAACGTCTCGACGTGCTACCAGCGATCCATCGTGCCATCGACGAGCTCCCCGAGCCACATCACAGCATCCTGGTGCTGGTCGACCTCGAGGAACTCTCGTACGAAGAGGCGAGCGAGGTGCTCGGCATTCCGAGGGGCACCGTCCGGTCGCGGCTCTTCCGGGCCAGGCGAATGATTCAGGCGAGCCTGCTCGCGCACGCCCACGACCTCGGGCTCGCCCGCGGCGCTTCACCGGAGACGGCCGATGCCTGA